In Candidatus Chromulinivoraceae bacterium, the following proteins share a genomic window:
- a CDS encoding DUF5663 domain-containing protein: MMEEQYITEDTLKTFGVAIGDQDEESLLEHLNEILQERIGAEVASTLDETRLEQLINLQEANSTDEQIGTWLQQNVPELKEIVEDEIAILMGEIAENTDAINKTA, encoded by the coding sequence ATGATGGAAGAACAATATATCACAGAAGACACACTTAAAACATTTGGCGTTGCTATTGGCGACCAGGATGAAGAATCGTTGCTTGAGCACTTGAACGAAATATTACAAGAGCGCATCGGCGCGGAAGTAGCCTCAACACTTGACGAGACTCGACTCGAGCAGTTAATTAACCTACAAGAGGCGAATAGCACCGACGAACAGATTGGCACATGGCTACAACAGAACGTACCTGAGCTGAAAGAAATTGTAGAAGATGAAATTGCTATCTTAATGGGTGAGATTGCCGAGAACACTGACGCGATCAATAAGACCGCCTAA
- a CDS encoding NAD(P)H-dependent oxidoreductase, whose amino-acid sequence MTKIAVFVGSLQKESYNKKIAKTLEKLLPEGVEFNYVDLQLPLFNQDLESNYPVEAQAVKDIVVAADGVLFVTPEYNRSIPGVLKNAIDWASRPYGTSAFAGKPVGMIGASISPVGTAIAQSDLRHIVAFLGMKLMGQPEVYVANTMGLSFDEDGLLTDEHWRENLKKYGEALTAWIESEK is encoded by the coding sequence ATGACCAAAATTGCCGTATTTGTAGGTAGTCTGCAAAAGGAGTCGTACAATAAAAAAATAGCTAAAACGCTTGAAAAGCTTTTGCCTGAAGGCGTAGAGTTTAACTATGTTGATCTTCAGCTACCTCTTTTTAACCAGGATCTTGAGTCTAACTATCCGGTTGAAGCTCAGGCTGTCAAAGATATCGTAGTAGCGGCGGATGGTGTATTGTTTGTGACACCTGAATATAACAGAAGCATACCGGGTGTGCTAAAAAATGCCATCGACTGGGCTAGTCGGCCATATGGTACAAGTGCTTTTGCAGGTAAGCCAGTCGGAATGATTGGTGCTTCTATCAGTCCTGTTGGAACAGCCATCGCTCAGTCTGACCTTCGGCATATTGTGGCATTCCTAGGCATGAAACTGATGGGCCAGCCAGAGGTGTATGTAGCAAATACAATGGGATTGTCATTTGACGAAGACGGCTTACTAACTGACGAGCATTGGCGCGAAAATCTCAAAAAATATGGTGAAGCTTTGACTGCATGGATAGAGTCTGAGAAGTAA
- a CDS encoding PadR family transcriptional regulator, whose protein sequence is MTQKSSSEEYAEQLAVQLRKGFLAYCVLKVCSDIPVYTSDVIRRLRDAELVVVEGTIYPLLSRLQKDGLLTHEWQESEQGPPRKYYKVTDFGREVMSEVTHKITTLNTTLKKL, encoded by the coding sequence ATGACACAGAAAAGTTCAAGCGAAGAATATGCCGAACAATTGGCAGTGCAACTGCGCAAGGGTTTTTTGGCGTACTGCGTTTTAAAGGTGTGTAGCGACATTCCTGTCTACACAAGTGATGTAATTCGTCGCTTGCGCGACGCCGAGCTCGTGGTTGTAGAGGGTACGATCTATCCGTTACTTAGTCGTCTACAAAAAGATGGACTTTTGACACACGAATGGCAGGAATCGGAGCAGGGACCACCTCGCAAATACTACAAAGTAACCGATTTTGGGCGTGAGGTTATGAGTGAAGTGACACATAAGATTACAACGTTAAATACAACGCTGAAGAAGCTATAA
- a CDS encoding PspC domain-containing protein gives MKEVTRIHIAKTSYDVEIGAKKDLEVYLKALEAYSHDADLVEDVEIRMTEILAERGVKKDHVISSADVKALKTQLGEPQEFKADGEDIEDSVENEIPMNSAGRKLYRDTDHAVLGGVLSGIAAFFGVSPALIRVVFILLLLASFGTALLAYILLWAVVPPARTAADRLQMAGKPVTIASIREVNETIEPRATRMDEGTKRVLQNIVGVVCVVGAAGTAFFTAMVGFAVFFNRYRAFTQNIAESHMLTIALVFAIIAGLLLASLFGVLAYAAFARKMTKRVITSVCIIICVGLLSFFAAVGLTQYVVVKSRVEQDGTMPTMQFIEPRNIKVTR, from the coding sequence ATGAAAGAAGTTACGAGAATTCATATCGCCAAAACCTCCTACGACGTAGAGATTGGTGCAAAAAAGGACCTTGAAGTATATCTGAAAGCGTTGGAGGCATATAGCCACGATGCTGATTTGGTAGAAGACGTTGAAATTAGGATGACTGAAATTTTGGCCGAGCGTGGCGTTAAAAAAGATCATGTGATTTCAAGTGCTGATGTAAAGGCGTTGAAGACACAACTGGGAGAACCTCAAGAATTTAAAGCCGATGGTGAGGACATAGAGGATTCTGTAGAAAACGAGATTCCTATGAATAGCGCTGGTCGCAAGCTGTACCGTGATACCGATCATGCGGTTCTTGGTGGTGTACTAAGTGGAATCGCGGCGTTCTTTGGAGTTAGCCCGGCTCTTATTCGTGTTGTGTTCATCTTACTTCTACTTGCATCGTTCGGTACGGCGCTTTTAGCGTATATACTTTTATGGGCGGTTGTTCCACCTGCTCGCACAGCTGCGGATAGGTTGCAAATGGCTGGAAAGCCAGTCACGATTGCTTCAATTCGTGAGGTAAACGAAACGATCGAGCCAAGGGCAACTAGGATGGATGAAGGTACAAAGCGAGTGCTTCAAAATATCGTCGGTGTTGTGTGCGTTGTTGGCGCTGCTGGAACAGCATTCTTTACGGCAATGGTAGGCTTCGCAGTGTTCTTCAATCGCTACAGAGCATTTACACAGAATATCGCTGAATCGCATATGCTGACGATAGCATTGGTCTTTGCTATCATAGCCGGATTACTTCTTGCTTCATTATTCGGTGTATTGGCCTATGCCGCTTTTGCGCGAAAAATGACCAAGCGTGTCATTACGAGCGTTTGTATTATTATCTGTGTAGGACTGCTAAGCTTTTTCGCGGCTGTTGGCCTGACACAATACGTTGTTGTAAAATCACGAGTTGAACAAGATGGTACGATGCCAACGATGCAATTTATTGAGCCACGTAATATAAAGGTAACCAGGTAG
- a CDS encoding ABC transporter ATP-binding protein, giving the protein MMIEIKHVTKTYGKKQNIFTALDDINFDIPEGASVAIIGKSGSGKSTLMHVMSGLDRANKGEVVIDGRSIMKLSQKQIDMFRSRRMSFIFQSFFVQANESCYDNVSLPLEIANVSQRTRDKKIEAALEAVELLDKKESRARDLSGGQKQRLAIARAIVNNPKILFADEPTGNLDSATGEVVEKLLFGYNKNNGATLIIVTHDPELAAKCDMRVHIKDGKIEKIETAKRSAK; this is encoded by the coding sequence ATGATGATAGAAATAAAGCATGTCACAAAAACGTACGGTAAAAAACAGAACATTTTTACAGCGCTAGATGATATTAACTTTGATATTCCGGAAGGTGCCAGTGTTGCTATTATAGGTAAGTCAGGTTCGGGAAAATCGACGCTTATGCATGTAATGAGTGGTCTTGACCGTGCGAATAAGGGCGAGGTTGTGATTGATGGTCGCAGCATTATGAAGCTTAGTCAAAAACAGATTGACATGTTTCGTTCTCGTCGCATGAGTTTCATCTTTCAGAGCTTTTTCGTTCAAGCCAACGAATCTTGTTACGACAACGTGAGCTTACCTTTAGAAATTGCTAACGTTTCGCAGCGAACGCGCGACAAGAAAATTGAAGCAGCGCTTGAAGCGGTGGAACTGCTTGATAAAAAAGAATCTCGCGCTCGCGATCTCTCGGGTGGCCAAAAGCAACGTCTTGCCATTGCGCGTGCTATTGTTAATAATCCAAAAATTTTATTCGCAGATGAACCAACTGGCAACCTTGATAGCGCAACCGGGGAAGTCGTTGAAAAGCTGCTTTTTGGTTATAACAAGAATAATGGTGCGACATTGATTATTGTGACGCATGATCCAGAGCTTGCGGCAAAGTGTGATATGCGTGTTCATATTAAGGATGGCAAAATTGAAAAGATTGAAACAGCAAAAAGGAGTGCTAAATAA
- a CDS encoding ABC transporter permease, translating to MKTRDIVRRAGQSLRHAKGRTLLTSLAISVGAFTVTVALAAGAGTQDYTNNLVKSNGDESSIFVFAKTNTQDLSPKVYDPSVATTDKNVLTDADVQKIEKTADIQDVTPMYSINPTYMQRDNSAAKYQTSITIKSDRMVVPLAAGTMLNNQVSTGQVVVPEEYLSALGFKDAQEAIGKTISIHFDKTPRVRGDTGEDKNLMVTAVSKKSSLQLRYQPQLTISAGDGKGIYTYQRDGSGQANEYSGVTARASDVSKVDAVKKAIEDEGYTVQTLKDIQQTLFQFIDVVKWGVAGFGFLAILASVFGIINTQYISVLERTQQIGLMKALGARKKDVGRLFRYEAAWVGFLGGIIGTGLAVATSLLNPWIANKLGLDAGTALLQFNPMTSIILILALMLVAVAAGYFPSRKAAKLDPIEALRTE from the coding sequence ATGAAAACACGAGATATTGTTCGTCGTGCTGGTCAAAGCTTGCGTCATGCGAAAGGACGCACCTTGCTAACGAGTCTTGCTATTAGCGTCGGTGCGTTTACTGTAACAGTTGCGCTGGCGGCGGGTGCTGGAACGCAGGATTACACGAATAATCTTGTAAAGAGTAATGGTGACGAAAGTAGTATATTCGTCTTCGCAAAAACAAACACACAAGATCTTTCGCCAAAAGTATACGACCCTAGCGTAGCAACGACAGACAAAAATGTTTTGACGGATGCTGATGTGCAAAAAATTGAGAAAACGGCTGACATCCAAGATGTAACGCCGATGTATAGTATCAATCCGACGTATATGCAACGCGACAACTCGGCGGCTAAATATCAGACCAGCATTACTATTAAAAGCGATCGTATGGTTGTGCCACTTGCAGCTGGCACGATGCTGAATAATCAGGTATCGACAGGTCAGGTTGTCGTACCGGAAGAATATCTTAGTGCGCTTGGATTTAAAGATGCACAGGAGGCGATCGGCAAGACCATTTCTATCCACTTTGATAAAACACCACGCGTCCGCGGCGATACAGGTGAGGATAAAAACTTGATGGTAACAGCCGTAAGTAAAAAATCGAGTTTACAACTGCGATATCAGCCACAGCTAACGATATCGGCCGGTGACGGTAAGGGTATCTACACTTATCAGCGTGACGGTTCCGGTCAAGCAAACGAGTACAGTGGCGTTACGGCCCGTGCTAGCGATGTATCTAAAGTAGATGCAGTTAAGAAGGCGATAGAAGACGAAGGTTACACGGTTCAAACCCTAAAAGACATCCAGCAAACACTATTCCAGTTCATTGATGTCGTTAAATGGGGTGTTGCCGGCTTTGGATTCCTTGCTATTCTTGCCTCGGTATTTGGTATTATCAACACACAGTACATTAGTGTACTTGAGCGCACGCAGCAGATCGGCCTCATGAAGGCACTTGGTGCACGTAAAAAAGATGTTGGTCGCTTGTTCCGCTACGAAGCTGCTTGGGTTGGTTTCCTCGGTGGAATTATCGGGACCGGTCTTGCAGTTGCAACGAGTCTTCTCAATCCTTGGATAGCTAATAAGTTAGGACTTGATGCGGGTACGGCCTTACTGCAGTTTAACCCTATGACAAGTATTATTTTGATACTTGCGCTGATGCTTGTTGCGGTTGCGGCTGGATACTTTCCATCGCGAAAAGCTGCTAAACTCGATCCGATCGAGGCATTGCGAACAGAATAA
- the serS gene encoding serine--tRNA ligase, with amino-acid sequence MLDIRYIRENAQAVQENARRKGYDVNVEEVLRWDKTKRQLQQQADELRNRRNDISSRMKGGKPTDDLIAEGKEIKEQLAEVETSLKEADENFMALLKKVPNMALADVPVGATEDENVVAKKVGEPTKFDFEPKNHAVLADARGWMDKERAAKVAGSRFTYLKGDMVKLQFAIIQFVMDKLSDQTFLDEIIRENNLNVSNKPFLPVLPPFMLRTDLYDAMDRLEPRDDRYKIEGDDLWLQGSAEHVLGSMHADEILDEKDLPLRYIGYATSFRREAGTYGKDMEGTFRMHQFDKLEMESLGVAEKGLDEHLFMVAIQEKLMQLLEIPYQVLLKCTADIGKPNARGVDIEAWLPGQNKYRETHTADYMTDYQARRLKTRVRRDSGEVELIHTNDATALPLSRGPIAILENHQQADGTVRIPVALRQYIGGREIL; translated from the coding sequence ATGTTAGATATACGTTACATCCGAGAAAATGCCCAAGCCGTGCAAGAAAACGCACGTCGCAAGGGTTACGACGTCAACGTCGAAGAGGTGCTGCGTTGGGATAAAACCAAACGCCAGCTCCAGCAGCAAGCAGACGAACTACGTAATCGGCGTAACGATATCTCCTCACGTATGAAAGGCGGAAAACCAACCGACGACCTGATTGCTGAAGGAAAGGAAATAAAAGAGCAATTAGCAGAGGTTGAAACGAGCCTTAAGGAAGCTGATGAAAACTTTATGGCACTGCTTAAAAAAGTGCCAAATATGGCCCTCGCTGATGTGCCAGTGGGTGCGACTGAAGACGAAAATGTGGTTGCCAAAAAAGTAGGTGAGCCCACCAAGTTTGATTTTGAACCTAAGAATCACGCCGTACTTGCTGATGCTCGCGGCTGGATGGATAAAGAGAGAGCTGCGAAAGTAGCAGGATCTCGTTTTACCTATCTTAAGGGTGACATGGTAAAGCTGCAATTTGCGATTATTCAGTTCGTAATGGACAAGCTGAGCGACCAGACATTTCTGGATGAAATCATTCGCGAAAACAACCTAAACGTATCGAACAAGCCGTTTTTGCCAGTTTTGCCACCATTCATGCTTCGTACAGACTTGTATGATGCGATGGATCGTCTTGAACCGCGCGATGATCGCTATAAAATTGAGGGTGATGACTTATGGCTGCAGGGAAGTGCTGAGCATGTTCTGGGGAGCATGCATGCCGATGAGATATTAGACGAAAAAGATCTTCCCCTACGCTACATTGGCTACGCAACTAGTTTCCGCCGTGAGGCTGGAACGTATGGCAAAGATATGGAAGGTACGTTCCGGATGCATCAGTTTGACAAGTTGGAAATGGAAAGCCTAGGCGTGGCTGAAAAAGGTCTTGATGAACACTTGTTTATGGTTGCTATCCAAGAAAAACTTATGCAACTTTTGGAAATACCGTATCAGGTGCTACTAAAATGTACTGCAGACATTGGTAAGCCGAATGCGCGTGGAGTTGATATTGAAGCATGGCTACCTGGCCAGAATAAATATCGCGAAACACATACGGCCGACTATATGACAGACTATCAGGCTCGGCGTCTTAAAACTCGTGTCCGTCGTGATAGTGGCGAAGTAGAGTTGATTCATACCAACGATGCGACCGCCTTGCCATTAAGTCGTGGACCAATTGCAATTTTAGAAAACCATCAGCAGGCCGACGGAACAGTTCGGATCCCAGTAGCGCTACGTCAATACATTGGCGGTAGAGAGATTCTTTAG